One Drechmeria coniospora strain ARSEF 6962 chromosome 01, whole genome shotgun sequence genomic region harbors:
- a CDS encoding Spc97/Spc98 family protein, giving the protein MGGDSYPPKLDLFSIPNFRQTSTWLQQLTQDASETPFFTKHAEERAGAQEIADSSSPSAHEGVLAPSLFSFAPVALESGGFFKLPPLTIEEPVQRNAPSSPVPESENHGQAEAGAGADAGADADEGAHADAWMELDSPAHPVVGCRTWDAFNRGLASTHQPPMLISEAGPAAYDALLTWNTDPLDLENLDVAIVDTQAYFSSLLALALGRDSLLFRKDHKLGVFKPAMPAMRISGYSRQILQGLENQAHWCGSTLLQLRAFVRSAYTAFSSRCGVALASSIGQIIQAVEEHVATDRRSAGPSSLLRLRSTIQEVSAVLKHFGRLVKRLRPESCDEDVLSLVFNAASSADDGEAYIRHIFRELLRRVSVPWIEMVEEWIGTRRETGIPLTKSNLGQARGFIKVKTDVYVDDFGREIRHVDFQLAHDKVPSFMPVDIVESIFETGRNLRFIRSFHPDNSLARQAVIESCRPPKVEWLYDWHAILDLETRVSRYHDNLRRAMQGCPRDPPEPTPSVDGSPTEPGSTPMLDIFTLDQSAMEERMQASIDRLDQPVVDLNADDSLARIVQGRLAAGHGYRSLPARSDPMPHWSLLPVLSFGSVVSSQARIVGKESVRLLFAAHDLRRHLKLLRDFNLLGSGLFCSRLSHALFDPDLESAERQPGVARQGGVMGLRLGGRDTWPPASSELRLALMGVLAESFGAQNGREPDKVSLSGQSCRLPGDLSFAVRDLSPEEMDRCKDPRSLAALDFLRLSYSTPSELLDMISPAHLAHYDVIFKLLLRLLRMLYLVNQLHRDAGTRAGASTSPSSASCRFAREAHHFVSSVASYFWDTGIAVPWRAFERRLDVLQAGLDSPDDGETATALPSPSQLRELHGQVLDRIMYALFLTTRQEPFWKQFFEASANVSLSGYEELANDDESALAEDSTAMEAETTADCYTPRPDDGDEDDDDATRTTAAESTLRGDESLLDDGELTGSTPRPPATRTIRAQLSPLESPYEKMKREMKREENDGTTVLEDEDSTVLFAQRTARLPDMSMTPRGAPDEATAEQSIRRHKDPLLHRVLDKNYRLQTTPHKMQYRISPLKRTMEKEKVAEKARPWQDSPASSPEMAIPTLRSEAFMSPFKANSRRLNPTARTPGVSVQTPATARKTRDVFSTKMDWESDEGDDDQLYGGMSPPKTIQFALPPSKLLQTPAREASRRIVDDILVDAGADPASSEYSPTMVKMNEDILNDSF; this is encoded by the exons ATGGGGGGTGACAGTTATCCTCCGAAGCTAGACCTCTTTTCCATCCCCAACTTTCGACAGACGTCGACTTGGCTGCAGCAGCTGACGCAGGATGCGTCCGAGACGCCCTTCTTCACCAAGCATGCTGAGGAGCGCGCCGGCGCGCAGGAAATAGCCGACTCATCATCACCCTCGGCTCATGAGGGTGTCTTGGCCCCTTCATTGTTCTCCTTCGctcccgtcgccctcgaaTCGGGTGGCTTCTTCAAGCTGCCTCCGCTGACGATCGAAGAGCCCGTACAGCGGAACGCGCCATCGAGTCCAGTCCCCGAAAGCGAGAATCATGGCCAAGCTgaggccggtgccggtgccgatgccggtgccgatgccgatgaggGGGCTCACGCCGATGCATGGATGGAGCTGGATAGTCCCGCGCATCCAGTCGTCGGCTGCAGAACGTGGGATGCCTTCAACCGGGGCCTCGCTTCAACCCATCAGCCGCCGATGCTGATCAGCGAGGCTGGCCCGGCAGCCTACGACGCTTTGCTCACCTGGAACACGGATCCTCTTGATCTCGAGAACTTGGACGTTGCCATTGTCGACACGCAAGCCTACTTTTCCTCCTTGCTGGCCCTCGCCCTGGGCCGCGATTCCCTCCTCTTTCGCAAGGACCACAAGCTCGGGGTTTTCAAGCCGGCCATGCCGGCCATGCGCATTTCCGGCTACTCTCGCCAGATTCTCCAGGGCCTGGAGAACCAAGCTCACTGGTGCGGCTCAACCCTTCTGCAGCTTCGGGCATTTGTTCGATCAGCCTACACCGCATTCTCCTCGCGCtgcggcgtcgccctcgcgaGCAGCATCGGCCAGATCATCCAGGCTGTGGAGGAGCATGTCGCGACCGACAGGCGCAGCGCCGGCCCCAGCTCGCTATTGCGACTCCGCTCTACCATTCAAGAGGTGTCGGCAGTGCTGAAGCATTTCGGACGGCTCGTCAAACGGCTTCGTCCCGAGAGCTGCGACGAGGATGTCTTGTCTCTCGTCTTCAACGCCGCATCATCGGCGGACGATGGCGAAGCCTACATCCGACACATCTTCCGCGAGCTTCTGCGTCGTGTCTCTGTCCCCTGGATCGAGATGGTGGAGGAATGGATCGGCACCCGGCGAGAGACGGGCATTCCGCTGACGAAATCCAACCTTGGACAGGCCAGAGGCTTCATCAAGGTCAAAACAGACGTCTACGTCGATGACTTTGGGCGCGAGATAAGACACGTCGACTTCCAGCTGGCTCATGACAAAGTCCCCAGTTTCATGCCGGTCGACATCGTCGAGTCAATCTTTGAGACGGGTCGGAACCTGCGCTTCATCAGGTCATTTCATCCCGACAACTCGCTCGCCCGTCAAGCCGTCATCGAGTCTTGTCGGCCACCCAAAGTTGAATGGCTGTACGATTGGCACGCGATACTCGACCTGGAGACGCGAGTGTCTCGATATCACGACAACCTGCGCCGTGCCATGCAAGGGTGCCCCCGCGATCCGCCTGAGCCGACCCcttccgtcgacggcagtcCGACAGAGCCCGGCTCGACACCCATGCTCGACATTTTCACCCTCGACCAGAGCGCCATGGAGGAGCGGATGCAAGCGTCGATTGATCGGTTGGACCAACCGGTCGTCGACCTGAACGCGGACGATTCCTTGGCACGGATTGTGCAAGGTCGGCTTGCGGCTGGCCATGGCTATCGCTCCCTTCCAGCTCGATCCGACCCGATGCCGCACTGGTCCCTGCTGCCCGTTCTTTCattcggctccgtcgtctctTCGCAGGctcgcatcgtcggcaaggaGAGCGTGCGTCTTCTCTTCGCGGCCCATGACCTCCGTCGGCACCTGAAGCTGCTGCGAGACTTCAACCTCTTGGGCAGCGGACTGTTCTGCAGCCGTCTATCGCATGCGCTCTTCGACCCAGATCTCGAGTCGGCGGAGAGGCAACCGGGCGTCGCCCGGCAAGGAGGAGTCATGGGCCTcaggctcggcggccgcgacaCGTGGCCTCCTGCGAGCTCGGAGCTGCGCCTGGCACTGATGGGTGTCCTCGCCGAAAGCTTCGGCGCGCAGAATGGCCGAGAGCCGGACAAGGTCTCCCTTTCCGGCCAGTCCTGCCGCTTGCCGGGGGACTTGAGTTTTGCCGTCCGCGACTTGTCGCCCGAGGAGATGGACAGGTGCAAGGACCCACGCTCACTCGCGGCCCTCGACTTTCTGCGTCTGTCCTACAGCACGCCGTCGGAGCTGCTGGACATGATCAGCCCGGCGCACCTGGCACACTACGACGTCATCTTCAAGCTTCTGCTGCGCCTGCTGCGGATGCTCTACCTCGTCAACCAGCTGCATCGCGACGCGGGCACCAGAGCCGGCGCGTCGACCAGCCCGAGCAGCGCATCCTGCCGCTTTGCGCGAGAGGCCCACCACTTTGTCTCCAGCGTCGCCTCCTACTTTTGGGATACGGGCATCGCCGTGCCCTGGCGGGCCTTTGAGAGGAGGTTGGACGTCCTGCAGGCTGGGCTGGACAGtcctgacgatggcgagacggcgacggcgttgccGAGCCCCAGCCAGCTGCGGGAGCTACATGGCCAAGTCCTCGACCGCATCATGTATGCCCTGTTCCTGACTACGCGTCAGGAGCCC TTCTGGAAGCAATTCTTCGAGGCCTCGGCCAACGTCTCCCTGTCGGGCTACGAGGAGCTCGCAAACGACGATGAGAGTGCCCTGGCCGAGGACAGCACGGCCATGGAGGCAGAGACGACGGCAGACTGCTACACGCCACGgcccgatgatggcgatgaagatgacgacgacgcgacgcggacaacggcggccgagtcgacaCTTCGCGGAGATGAGTCGCTACTGGACGACGGTGAACTTACGGGGAGCACCCCTCGTCCGCCGGCGACCAGGACAATCCGGGCGCAGCTGTCGCCCCTCGAGTCGCCGTACGAGAAGATGAAGCGCGAGATGAAGCGCGAGGAGAATGACGGAACCACGGtgctcgaggatgaggactCGACTGTCTTGTTTGCACAGCGAACCGCACGCCTCCCAGACATGTCGATGACGCCGCGTGGAGCCCCGGatgaggcgacggcggagcagTCGATCCGGCGACACAAGGACCCGCTGCTGCAccgcgtcctcgacaagAACTACCGGCTTCAGACGACACCTCACAAGATGCAGTACCGCATCTCGCCGCTGAAACGGACgatggagaaggagaaggtCGCGGAGAAAGCTCGGCCGTGGCAGGATTCTCCGGCATCGTCTCCGGAGATGGCGATCCCGACTCTGCGCAGCGAGGCCTTCATGTCGCCCTTCAAAGCCAACTCGCGACGGCTTAACCCGACTGCGAGGACGCCTGGGGTGAGCGTgcagacgccggcgacggcgaggaagaccCGCGACGTCTTTTCGACCAAGATGGACTGGGAGAGCGACGAGGGGGACGACGACCAACTCTACGGCGGCATGAGCCCGCCCAAGACGATCCAGTTCGCTCTGCCGCCCTCGAAGCTGCTCCAGACACCAG CGAGGGAAGCGAGCCGGcgaatcgtcgacgacataCTGGTGGATGCCGGTGCGGATCCGGCATCGTCCGAATACAGTCCCACCATGGTCAAGATGAACGAGGATATTCTCAATGACAGTTTCTAG